The Synchiropus splendidus isolate RoL2022-P1 chromosome 8, RoL_Sspl_1.0, whole genome shotgun sequence nucleotide sequence CGTGATGAATAGATCTCCCATATGTTGGGCTGTACAATCTCTACTACAGGATTCCGCTTCACATGAGGTAGAACAAACTAAGAGTCATTCAAGACTGATTCATCACATGTAATTCAGCAgccatatttatttttgggaaAGTGCTACTCCATTGATCTTTGTGACATATTCACCTTCTCTCAAGTCCACCATTAAAAAAGGTTCCCTGTAAGCCTCTCAAAAGTGTAAATAATGTGAAGAAACATGCCCAAAATGGGGTTGACCCGCACCTTGTCGAAGACCCTGAAGGCttctctgatttcctcctcactgtcagtgtccttcatcttcctcgccaTCATGGTCAGAAACTCCGGGAAGTCTATTGTGCCATTACCTAAAAACAGTGCGACCAAGACACCAGCTTAGATGCTGCATTTGACACGTTATTATTAGAAGAGCATCAGAGAAAGACAGCGTCTGTGGGGTTAAACAGAAGCATGTAAATTACCCACTTTACTAAACTTGAAAGAAGTGGCCTCGCTATCCATTATCAAGCAATTTCTGTGAGCAACAAGAGGAGTGTGGGAGGCACAAGCGAGAGAATGAGCGAACGGCATTAAACTGTACGTTTGCTTTGGTTGTGAATCCTTCACATCTATCGGGCTCATTTTTAAAAGGAGTGGATTCTCATATTTTGGCCAATGACCGAGAAAGTTAAGCTGGTTGAATTAAAAGGTCTTTTTAATGTGCATTCAGAAGCATATCAACATTTGCTGTAGCTGTGCTGTGAACAGTTGGGAATTGTGAGGCTAACACTTGCTGTGTCTCTGTCTCAGTGAGAGAGGTGATATTTTCCAAATATATCCTCAcccattcttaaaaaaaaaaaacattcacctaTGGAGTCTAGTGTCTACAGTGTCTTTATTCAAACTCAACTGCCACTAACAGCTTGAAACTCCGACTCCTTTCGAAGCCCACCTCTTCAACACGCACTCATAATAGGCAGCAGCTTACTTTTGTGCCAAAGAAGACGGCATCACACAAAAACAACGGCATGTTAATAGTGGCTCTGGACAACATGCAAGAGGAAAACCACCATCAGGGGCTCCAAAACTAGCAAAATAAAGATTACACTAAAAGATGCCAACATCATACTGACATGGACAAGAATATCCATGCAGATGCCAAGTATGTGTGTggcatatatgtatatatttggaGCTAGAAGCGGTCTGAAGTCCTCACAAGCACATCTCCTCACCGTCAGCATCCACCTCGTTGATCATGTCCTGCAGCTCGGCTTCCGTGGGGTTTTGTCCCAGTGAGCGCATCACGGTCCCAAgttctttggttgtgatggtaCCGTCCCCATCTTTGTCAAACAGTGAGAACGCCTCCTTGAACTCTGTGTGCATCCAAAGAACTGGGTTAGACTACTGACAGCCACACCATTGCATGTCGTTTGGTAAAGTACGGCAGAATTAGAATTGAAAGCTAGAACTGGACACTTTAGTGAAAAAAGTGGTGAAACATCAGCAATCTAATCACTGAGTCCAATAACAGCGGTCAAAATGAAGCCTAAAGAGGTCAAGCAATTAAAATGCACCAAAAAACTCACCTGCAATCTGCTCTTCGGTCAGCTGATCAGCCTGTGAGACAATAATTCAAACATCAATTCTCTCCATTGTTGCTTGCCAATCTTTAATCAACCATTTCATTCTTCCATGACACATCCTTTTTCGCAACATACTTTGATGGGAAGAACAAATACTGTACAACAAAGGTAAACTTCTAAAACTAAAGCAACTCAAAGAGGATGTAAAGAGTATTGGCAGTAAGAATAAAAGTGACAAAATCCATTTTTTCTAAAGacctaaataaaaaatgaacatcacccaAGTTCAACATAATGTGGCATGTTAAACATAAATCTAACCCATGTGTAGTTGCTCACTTAAAAACTGATCTATATTAACATAACTGCATTGATACCGGCAGGGGCTTTAATGCACATTAAGGGGGAAGTATTGTACAACCTAAACACcttattttcaatttctttttttaggtTTCATGCTGAGGAGACCCTGGTTTTGAGCAGTCCTGGATCACTGAGGTTAAAAACGTATCTCATCTGTTAACAGAGAATGTGCATCGGGACTTTTTTATTGGACAGTTTTTTCAACTGATCATTTATACCAGACGATAAGTCACTAGACTTAACACTCATCCAAACAGTCCCAGCAGGGCAGCCTACGCCAGTCATCTTGTCCACttcaaaatgagaaaatgtgaTGAGGGATTGGTATGAAAACTCCTTAGCCCAAAATACACCCACCTGCTATAATTAGTGAGCCATGAACAGGGTCGCATAAGTAGCACACTGAATATCACAGCAATGAACCACAGCCTCACACATTGGAGTTCACAAAAACGACAGAACTCTTGGCCTCGGCAGCTGTTGCCTGATAAGTGGCGTCTGCATCGGCTCAGTCATGTGATGACTAGCagatgaggaaaacagagaattCACTGAGAGAAAGCAAAACACGAGTGATGGCAGTCAAAATGTGGTCGGATagtattcaaaaatatttattttgatcgTAAATGGCATCTAAAGGAAAACTAAAGACACATAGTTAGCAAGTCCTGTGCTACTATGATGCTTTTTATTCTTCCACAATAACTTTCAGAGCCATTTCAACTTTGAATCTAACTTTCTCATCGGCTATTGGTCTCCTTGGTACTAAAAGAGATGTATTTGCCATGAGTCTGGTAAAAGGAATTCTCACGTATAACGTGACTTAGTACAGGGAACACGTAAGCAGAGTGCATTGTACTTCCTTCATGGTCCTCATTAAGGTCCCACCTCAAAAGGCGGCAGTGCTACACAAACGCTCCAGTGAGAGATCACTGACCGTGGAGTCACATTTCACTACATTTTCCCAAAAAAAAGCTCCCCATAGGTTGTGAAATCCCAGCGTACGGGGCCCTTACACTGCTAAAGCGCTGCGGGAAACCCTGccaatgtattttatattgCTACAATTATAACATGTATACTAAGACATTAACAGTTAGACAACAATCAAAATCTTAGCAAATTTACTTGAAATTGTTAAATTAGGAATGATTTCCTTTTGTTAGAGCAAATAAAACCATCGACAAATCGGTCCACGTGGTCTAAACGTTATCCATTAGCCATATTATGATATTAAACATGTCTTGTGGCTATGATCAAAGGAAGTCTTACTTTAAATTAAACTGCAAATCATGTGTCCTTTATGTGTTAGTTAATTCAGATGgctcacaaatatttgtggacaAAAAATGGTGAAAGTGAAATTAATTAATATCGCCAGCAGTGAAGGGAATAGTGAAGAGCGTTCTGGAGTGTTAGGTTTCCATAAAGCCATGTGTT carries:
- the calm3a gene encoding calmodulin 3a (phosphorylase kinase, delta); its protein translation is MADQLTEEQIAEFKEAFSLFDKDGDGTITTKELGTVMRSLGQNPTEAELQDMINEVDADGNGTIDFPEFLTMMARKMKDTDSEEEIREAFRVFDKDGNGYISAAELRHVMTNLGEKLTDEEVDEMIREADIDGDGQVNYEEFVQMMTAK